The window TTAtgcattttgacattttacagaatgttttgcaaattttcaagaaattcttcaaattctttgtgcacttaatGCAATTTCTTCAACTTTATGTCCTTTAGCATTTTAagcaaatccctttagcaattGAAGTGTATTTCTTCCccatcttcagtgaccacattcagcTAAAACCATTCACTCtaacattattacaggtaatgcaactttctAGTTAAGGGGGTTTGAACAAACACGTTGTAAAAATCTGTCTGCCTCAGTGATTATTTTGTGAATCATTAACTCCTTTTGTCTGCTTTAGACTCTGTtatctgacttttaaagttctCACAAATATATATTCTCAAATAACAGCTggctcattaaaataaatactaaatgtTTGAGCCTTTAggtgcttaaacacaaaatctttactgtaacttttcaattgttgaTGTGATCAACATAATTtcattctgaaggagaaaagtggtgTGAGCCAATTGAAAAGTTTCAATAActtaaagaatataaacacttgagctccagtgttaaataTAACGATTAAACCACATCACTCCCCTCCTACATGCTATAGTTTTAAGgacaatatatttatatttaataacatttcaaagtaaagtttcCTGACCCATCAGGATCAAACATGTCTGCAGGATTGCTTACATGGCGCAGAACTCTGAGCGCCTCCCGCAGCGTTTGCGCCATGTCTGCGACAGAGCAGAGCACGAGCGTGCACACCACCACGTCCACGGACTCGTCTGCGACTGCGCGCAGGTCCTCCCCAGAAGCCACCGCGAACTTCTCGTAGGTCAGGTGGTGGTTCTTCTCCATGCTGCTCTTCAGGTACTTCTGGAAGTGCGGGTTCGGGTCCGTGCAGATCACCCTGCAGCCCGCCGGGTAGAACTGGAAGTTCGCCCCGGTACCGCAGCCGACCTCCAGGATGGTgagcggcccgcgggccggagcGAACTCCGACAGGCTGCGgaacagctgctgcttctcctcctgcaTGATCTTGTTGTAGGCGGCCGTGAAGCGGCTGAGCCACATGGGGAAGATGCGTTTGTATCCCTCATACAGACCAGCCGCCCGGATCAGGTGCAGCGGCAGACACAGCGCGCTGACCACCGCCGTCCAGAACTTCATCCAACTCATCTCCAGCTCCTGGATCTGGCGATCTGACGCCTCTCCTGCGTTCTTCCGCGTCTATTTGTTATTTCTTACGGTTGTCAATGACCCTTGGCTCATTACTGCCCCCAACAGGCTGCAGAGACTGAAAGTGGGCGTAAAGTGTCGCCCCTGATGGACTCCTGGATCCCGCTTCCAGCTGTGATTCACACGTCCACCACCAGAGGGCGCAGCGGGGCCCGTTCTGCTGCTGGGGAAGGAATCGGaaacctttcacaataaaagagccatttgggctcgttttctccTGATCAGAACCTCGAAGGAGCCGTATAGATTTACTGTAGCCTTTAATAGATGAATCACAATCCGGATTTTTGACCAACAGACATATCGCAAAcattatttctttagttttggaCATACTCGATTATTCGTATCTAATTGA is drawn from Oryzias melastigma strain HK-1 linkage group LG5, ASM292280v2, whole genome shotgun sequence and contains these coding sequences:
- the LOC112144707 gene encoding methyltransferase-like protein 7A, with amino-acid sequence MSWMKFWTAVVSALCLPLHLIRAAGLYEGYKRIFPMWLSRFTAAYNKIMQEEKQQLFRSLSEFAPARGPLTILEVGCGTGANFQFYPAGCRVICTDPNPHFQKYLKSSMEKNHHLTYEKFAVASGEDLRAVADESVDVVVCTLVLCSVADMAQTLREALRVLRHGGAFFFLEHVVADPSSWTYFLQHVIQPAWYYFGDGCEVTRETWKYLENAGFSDLKLRHIEAPIARVVKAHVVGYGIK